The Fibrobacter sp. UWB16 genomic interval TCAAAACCGACATAAAAATCGGAGCACAACTCATCCGTTTTTTTGAACCCGTCATGAAATGGAAAAAGCGCGAATGTTTCGGCGCGCTCCACGATTACATTTACGGAGAAAACAACGACCGAGTTCTCATCCTATACGGGCTACGTCGCACAGGCAAAACGACGCTCATCCGCCAACTAATTGGCGAAATGTCTGCCGACATGCAACAGAAAACGGCGTTTATCCAGCTGAGCTCTAGACATTCGCTCGCCGACGTCAACCACGACCTGAAACAATTAGAATTGCTTGGTTTTCGTTACGTATTCATTGACGAAGTGACATTGCTAAACGATTTCATCGAAGGTGCCGCATTATTCTCCGATATTTTCGCCGCCGGCGGCATGAAAGTGGTTTTATCCGGGACTGATTCTTTGGGATTTGTTTTTTCTGAAGACGAGCAACTTTACGACCGTTGCATTTTATTGCACACAACATTCATCCCCTATCGTGAATTTGAAAACGTTCTTGGAATTGAAGGTATTGATAAATTTATCGAGTTCGGCGGAACGATGAGCATGGGCGGGAGCAACTACAACACAGACAAGTTTACTTTCGCTACACAAAAAAGTGCAAACGATTACGTGGATTCGGCCATCGCACGAAACATTCAACATTCCCTCAAATGCTACCAGCACGAAGGGCATTTCCGCGCATTGCAAGATCTATACAATGCGGGCGAATTGACGAGCGCCATCAACCGCATCGTAGAAGATGTCAACCACAGATTTACCATAGATGTACTGACTAAAAAATTCAAGTCAAACGATTTAAGAATATCGGCATCGAATCTGCGTCGCGACAGAAACAAGCCTACCGACATTCTCGACCACATCGATATCAACGCTTTTACAAAACAACTAAAACATCTTTTGCTCATCAAGGACAAAGCAGAACAATCTGTAGAAATCAGCGAACCACACCGCATAGAAATCAAGGAATATCTTGACTTACTCGATTTGACTTGCGACATCGATATTGTCAACATGTCCAACCTGAACGAGCACCGTACACGTACAGTTCTTTCGCAACCAGGACTCCGTTACGCCCAAGCATCAGCACTCATCAAGAGCCTTTTGCTAGACGAGACATTCAAACAAGTTCCGATTACTGAGCGTATGGCAATCGAGAAACGAATTCTCGATGAAATCCGTGGACGCATGATGGAAGAAATCGTACTCCTGGAAACCAAAATTGCAAAACCCACAAAGCAAGTTTTCCAATTGCAGTTTGCCATCGGCGAATTCGACATGGTGGTATTCGACCCACAAAATGCCTGTTCCGAAATCTACGAAATCAAGCATAGTGACAAAATTGCTAAAGAGCAATGCCGCCACTTGCTTGATCCCAAGAAATGTGCCGAAACAGAATTCCGCTACGGGAAAATCTTAAGCAAGAACGTCATCTACCGCGGAGCAAAAGACCGCTTTGGCGATATTAATTATTTGAATGTAGAAGAGTATTTGAAAGGGCTTTAGCGAAGCGATATTAATGTCGCCTGAGCTATTTTATCCTATCGCTGCAGAATTCTTGACGACCACATTTTTCGCAGTGGGCGCCCATCCAAAGCGTGTCAAATTGTTCGATGGCAGGTTCGACGATTTCCGGGTCGTTCGTGAGGATTCCCGCTTCGAAGTTGCGACGGAGGGAACTTTTCATGCCGATGCCAGCGCCTGTCAAGTTTGCGGAGCCGATGTAGGCGGTTTCTAGATCGAAAATCATCATCTTGAAATGGACTCGCGGACACATGACGCGTTCAAGGTCGGTTGCAAGAATTTTATAGCGGTCAAAATCTTCGCGGAAGTTCGGGCCGGGTTCCTTGGCGTGAATGAGCCGCACGCCCACACCGCGTTTGAGGAGTCCTGCGAGTTGTCCGAGCAACGGTATTGATTCGCCGTTCTGTTTCACATAAACATCCTTGATGTCGGCGGTGCCAATCCAGAGCGTTTCGCGGACTGTCGCGATACGGGAAATGACTTCGGAATAGTGTTCTTCGTTTTGGATGTACTTGGTAAACGTAGGCATAACGGAAATATACAATGAAAAAAGCGCACGTTTTCGGCCTAAAATCCCCTATTTGCCACTCGTTATTACCAAAATTACGGTCTTGTTATAGCTTTTATTTATAGACAAGCAACTTTTCTAGAAAATTTTTATAATTTACCCTACTTTCCTATTGGGCTAGTAGGGTTTTGTTTTTAAATTATGCACATCAAACGAACGAGGCACCCCGAAAGGGAAAAGCCTGGAGGATTTCGCTATGCGATGTCGAATGTGTAACCAAGCTGAAGGCAGGCGGGCCTAATACCGCCAAAATTTAACGCTCAGGATTGAGCAAAACTATTAACTATCGCGTCGCCCGACGCCAACAGTAACAAAACGTTCGGGCGAACGCGAAAATTTCGCGCCAAGCGCACAAAAGGATTTAAATAATATGACGACTCAGAATAAGCTCCATTTCGAAACTCTTCAGCTCCACGTTGGTCAGGAACAGGCAGACCCGGCAACCGATTCCCGCGCAGTTCCTATATACCAGACCACCTCTTACGTATTCCACAGCGCTCAGCACGCTTCTGACCGTTTCCATCTGAAGGATGCAGGCAACATTTACGGCCGCCTCACCAATACCACGCAGGACGTTTTTGAAAAGCGCATCGCTGCTCTCGAAGGCGGTATCGCAGGTCTCGCAGTCGCTTCCGGTGCAGCAGCTCTTACTTATGCCATCACGGCTCTCGCTCGCAAGGGTGACCACGTGGTCGCACAGCGCTCCATTTACGGTGGCACCTACAACCTCTTGGAACATACGCTTTCCAAGTTCGGCATTGAAACGACTTTCGTCGACATCCACAACCTCAAGGAAGTCGAAAACTCTATCAAGTCCAACACCAAGCTCATCTTCATTGAAACGCTCGGCAACCCGAATTCCGACATCCCGGATATCGAAGCCATCTCCGAACTCGCTCACAAGAACAAGATTCCGGTTGTTATCGACAACACCTTCGGTACTCCGTACTTGATTCGTCCGCTCGAACACGGTGCTGATATCGTCGTGCATTCAGCAACGAAGTTCATCGGCGGTCACGGTACGACTCTCGGCGGCGTGATTGTTGACGGTGGCAAGTTTGATTGGGCTGCATCTGGCAAGTTCCCGCAGTTCACCGAAACGAACCCGAGCTACGGTGTGCCTTTCACCGCAGCAGCTGGCGCTGCAGCTTACATCGTTTACATCCGCGCCATTCTTCTCCGCGACGAAGGTGCAGCAATTTCCCCGTTCAATGCATTCCTTCTCTTGCAGGGCACTGAAACGCTTTCGCTCCGCCTTGACCGTCACGTGGAAAACACCAAGAAGGTTCTCGAATTCCTCTCGAAGCACCCGAAGGTTGCAAAGGTCAACCACCCGAGCTTTGCAGATCATCCGCAGCACGCTCTCTACCAGAAGTACTTCCCGAACGGTGCAGGTTCCATCTTCACATTCGATGTGAAGGGCGGCCAGGCAGAAGCCTTCAAGTTCATCGACGGGCTCAAGATTTTCAGCTTGCTCGCTAACGTTGCCGACGTGAAGAGCCTCGTTGTTCACCCGTATACAACGACCCACTCGGAACTCACTCCGGCTGAACTTGCCGAAGCTGGTATCTCTCCTGCAACGATCCGTCTCTCTATCGGTACGGAACACTACGAAGACATCATCAACGACCTCGCACAGGCTCTTGACCAGATTTAATTACAAATAACAAAAGGATTCTACCATGTCAAAAATTTACGCATCTGCTGACCAACTTATCGGTCATACCCCGCTCCTCGAACTTTCCCACATCGAAAAGGAAAACAATCTCCAGGCTAAGATCGTGGCAAAGCTTGAATATTTCAACCCGGCTGGATCTGTCAAGGATCGTATTGCTAAGGCAATGATTGACGATGCCGAAGCTTCAGGCAAGCTTAAGCCGGGTTCCGTGATTATCGAACCGACTTCTGGTAACACTGGTATCGGTCTCGCTTCCGTCGCAGCAGCTCGCGGCTACCGCATCATCATCGTGATGCCGGAAACCATGAGTGTTGAACGTCGCCAGCTCATCAAGGCCTACGGTGCAGAAATCGTTCTCACCGAAGGTGCTAAGGGCATGAAGGGTGCAATCGCTCGCGCAACAGAACTCTCTCAGGAAATTCCGAACAGCTTTATCCCGGGTCAGTTCGTGAACCCGGCAAACCCGGCCGCCCACAAGGCAACGACGGGTCCGGAAATTTGGGAAGACACGGATGGCAAGGTTGACATTTTCGTCGCAGGCGTAGGTACTGGTGGAACGGTCACGGGTGTCGGTGAATACCTCAAGTCCCAAAATCCGAATGTGAAGGTTGTCGCAGTTGAACCGGAATCTTCTCCGGTGCTTTCCAAGGGCACGGCTGGTCCGCACAAGATCCAGGGTATTGGCGCAGGCTTTGTTCCGGATACTTTGAACACCTCCGTCTATGACGAAGTGCTCCCGGTCAAGAACGAAGACGCATTCGCCGCAGGGAAGGCAATTGCCAAGGCTGAAGGTATCCTCGTCGGTATCTCTTCTGGAGCAGCCCTCCACGCCGCAGTCGAACTTGCAAAGCGTCCGGAAAACAAGGGCAAAACGATTGTCGCACTCCTCCCGGATAGCGGAGACCGTTACCTCTCCACTCCGCTCTTCGCTGACTAAGTGTTAGATAAAATTTGTTCGGTAAGTGCTTCGCGGTTCCATTCGCCTCGCAGTAGAAACCGAAAAAAAATTAAGATGATTCATTATTGAGTGAAAAACGCTAGAAGGTTCCATTCGCCTCCCTAGCGTTTATTTGTGTTTTATACCTCATCTGTAGTCGTGCTATTCTAAAAGTTTTTTCGAGATGCGCGCCGGGTGAATTACAAAAGGCAACAAGATGTCTGAAAAAAAGCGTGTCGCTGTTGGATTGTCGGGCGGTGTAGATTCCGCCCTTTCGGCGTATTTACTGAAAAAGCAAGGTTACGAAGTTGTCGGCATGACGATGGCGACGTGGGACGGCTCCGTGAAAATGCCCGCAGTCGAAGGTCGCGAAGGCTGTTACGGTCCGAGCGAAGACAAGAATATCGAAGAGGCAAAGCTCGTTGCCGAACGTCTCGGGATTCCGCATTACGTTGTTCCGGTTGCCGAAGATTACAAGCGTGAAGTTCTCGACTATTTCCGTGCGGAATACCGCGCAGGGCGAACGCCGAATCCGTGCGTCCGTTGCAATCAGAGCATCAAGTTTGGAGCGCTACAGCATGCGGCACGCAAGCTCGGGATTGATTTCGATTACTTTGCGACGGGGCATTACGCGCGACTCGATTTCAAGAATCCTGATGTTCCGTTCTTGTACGAAGCACTGGACGAGCATAAAGACCAGACGTACTTTTTATCGAGACTCTCGGCAGAGCAACTTTCCACTGTGATTTTCCCGCTCGGCGGAATGCAGAAAGCAGACGTGAAAGCGCTCGCCAAGGAAATCGGCTGGGACGATTTTGCAACAAAGCGCGAAAGCCAGGACTTTATCGAGTGCGGCGATTACTCGGTGCTATTTGACGAGAGCGATAACGTTCCCGGAGATTTTATCGATGTGAACGGAAAGGTTCTCGGGAAGCACAAGGGCATTGTGCATTACACGATCGGGCAACGTAAGGGGCTCAACATCGGCGGGCAAGCGGAACCGCTTTACGTTGTGGCGATTGATGCACACCACAATCAGGTGATTTTAGGTCCGCGAAGCGCATTGAGCTGTACCGAAGTTTCTGCCGTTGACTTAAACCTGATGGTTTCGGAGACATCCCCACTTTTGAAGGAGCCGCTCACGGCACACATTCGCCTTGGGCATAAAGGCGCAACGGCAAGAATTACTGCTTTGGACACTGCAGCCGGCACAATCAGCGTGAAATTTGACGAGCC includes:
- a CDS encoding O-acetylhomoserine aminocarboxypropyltransferase/cysteine synthase family protein → MTTQNKLHFETLQLHVGQEQADPATDSRAVPIYQTTSYVFHSAQHASDRFHLKDAGNIYGRLTNTTQDVFEKRIAALEGGIAGLAVASGAAALTYAITALARKGDHVVAQRSIYGGTYNLLEHTLSKFGIETTFVDIHNLKEVENSIKSNTKLIFIETLGNPNSDIPDIEAISELAHKNKIPVVIDNTFGTPYLIRPLEHGADIVVHSATKFIGGHGTTLGGVIVDGGKFDWAASGKFPQFTETNPSYGVPFTAAAGAAAYIVYIRAILLRDEGAAISPFNAFLLLQGTETLSLRLDRHVENTKKVLEFLSKHPKVAKVNHPSFADHPQHALYQKYFPNGAGSIFTFDVKGGQAEAFKFIDGLKIFSLLANVADVKSLVVHPYTTTHSELTPAELAEAGISPATIRLSIGTEHYEDIINDLAQALDQI
- the cysK gene encoding cysteine synthase A, with amino-acid sequence MSKIYASADQLIGHTPLLELSHIEKENNLQAKIVAKLEYFNPAGSVKDRIAKAMIDDAEASGKLKPGSVIIEPTSGNTGIGLASVAAARGYRIIIVMPETMSVERRQLIKAYGAEIVLTEGAKGMKGAIARATELSQEIPNSFIPGQFVNPANPAAHKATTGPEIWEDTDGKVDIFVAGVGTGGTVTGVGEYLKSQNPNVKVVAVEPESSPVLSKGTAGPHKIQGIGAGFVPDTLNTSVYDEVLPVKNEDAFAAGKAIAKAEGILVGISSGAALHAAVELAKRPENKGKTIVALLPDSGDRYLSTPLFAD
- a CDS encoding AAA family ATPase, with translation MSIGGITFKTINGKRYAYYQWTENGKQHSRRVKDDEFAELAAKIATEKTKKNSSKNIQQLMVAENIAPYSAKPDFKTDIKIGAQLIRFFEPVMKWKKRECFGALHDYIYGENNDRVLILYGLRRTGKTTLIRQLIGEMSADMQQKTAFIQLSSRHSLADVNHDLKQLELLGFRYVFIDEVTLLNDFIEGAALFSDIFAAGGMKVVLSGTDSLGFVFSEDEQLYDRCILLHTTFIPYREFENVLGIEGIDKFIEFGGTMSMGGSNYNTDKFTFATQKSANDYVDSAIARNIQHSLKCYQHEGHFRALQDLYNAGELTSAINRIVEDVNHRFTIDVLTKKFKSNDLRISASNLRRDRNKPTDILDHIDINAFTKQLKHLLLIKDKAEQSVEISEPHRIEIKEYLDLLDLTCDIDIVNMSNLNEHRTRTVLSQPGLRYAQASALIKSLLLDETFKQVPITERMAIEKRILDEIRGRMMEEIVLLETKIAKPTKQVFQLQFAIGEFDMVVFDPQNACSEIYEIKHSDKIAKEQCRHLLDPKKCAETEFRYGKILSKNVIYRGAKDRFGDINYLNVEEYLKGL
- the mnmA gene encoding tRNA 2-thiouridine(34) synthase MnmA encodes the protein MSEKKRVAVGLSGGVDSALSAYLLKKQGYEVVGMTMATWDGSVKMPAVEGREGCYGPSEDKNIEEAKLVAERLGIPHYVVPVAEDYKREVLDYFRAEYRAGRTPNPCVRCNQSIKFGALQHAARKLGIDFDYFATGHYARLDFKNPDVPFLYEALDEHKDQTYFLSRLSAEQLSTVIFPLGGMQKADVKALAKEIGWDDFATKRESQDFIECGDYSVLFDESDNVPGDFIDVNGKVLGKHKGIVHYTIGQRKGLNIGGQAEPLYVVAIDAHHNQVILGPRSALSCTEVSAVDLNLMVSETSPLLKEPLTAHIRLGHKGATARITALDTAAGTISVKFDEPQFASAPGQVLVLYADKGVVASAIIGK
- a CDS encoding phospholipase D-like domain-containing protein → MPTFTKYIQNEEHYSEVISRIATVRETLWIGTADIKDVYVKQNGESIPLLGQLAGLLKRGVGVRLIHAKEPGPNFREDFDRYKILATDLERVMCPRVHFKMMIFDLETAYIGSANLTGAGIGMKSSLRRNFEAGILTNDPEIVEPAIEQFDTLWMGAHCEKCGRQEFCSDRIK